In the genome of Lathyrus oleraceus cultivar Zhongwan6 chromosome 4, CAAS_Psat_ZW6_1.0, whole genome shotgun sequence, the window TAATGATTGTTGAAGGTTTGGGATGCTTTGGTAATTATGGTGGGGGTTGGAATAATCAAAGTTACGACGAGGGATTAATGTGTAGTCTAGGGATGGACACAAATATGGTTGTTGTTGGGGAGTTTTATATATGTAATGTGTTGGTTGTTGGAGTCTGAGCTATGTGAAATTTGTTATTGTGTTTGTTGTTGGAATTGATGAGTGTATgatggttgttgttgttgtatgtttTGGTTTGCTTGGTATGATTGTGAGTTACTGTTGGATGTGCATGGTTGTGCCTATGGTTTGGTTGTAAGTGTTTTGGGTATGGATGTTAGAAATTGTTGGTCGTGATGAAACTGACGTGTTTGAGGTAGAACCATGAATACGGGGGTCACTATGGAGTTGATTACTTGATGCATGTGTATATGGAAGTGATTGAAACCAAGAGATATACACTTGAGTTAGCTTTAATTCTCCAACAAATTCCTTTAACTTCAAGGAATTTAGGTGTCGGTTCTTCGATTCAGGTTGCTCTTTTCTATATAATGTGATATAAGCATTACTCCATGACTCTTGCATAGTCATGTTATGATGTTCTTTGAGGCATCTAGGGGGTCAGTGATATCTTTATGTTACCCAAATTACAGTTTTACTCTATCTGACTGATGCATTTCAACGATCCAAACACTTACGATTGAATTATATGTTTGTTTATTAGAGCAGTATGAACCACCCCAAATATTTTATCTGACTCAATCATCCCAAACACATCAATATCAAATAAGTCAGCAATCTATCCCACTGATGTCACCCAAAATAATTTATCTGACTCAATCATCTCAAACACATCAATATAAAATGAGTCAACAATCTACCCTACCAATGTCACCATATAATGAACCATTATTTCCCGATGATGAGGTCGGGTAAGATAATGGCTATGAAGAAGTGAGGTATGTACATTCCCAAAATATTTTTAGCGGTAAAAGTGATGACTCTGGTAATGATATTGATGTGACGGAACCACAAGATGTACATGTGTTGTATAATCCACTACTCTGCATGAGAAATCCCACCTTCTTATCTAACAAAGAAGAACCCATATTTGAAACATCACTGACGCATCTGATTGAAGGAGGCTTGCTTGGTATGGAATTTGAAAACAAGGAAGGATGTGTGTTTGTCCTTCAACAATATCACATCAAACATTCTCTTGATTATAATGtgtataaatataatattaaatGATACATAATCAAGTGTGTAAATCAAGAATGCAAGTTAAAATGTAGAGCCTCTTTGGAAAAAGGGAGTGGTATGTGGTTGATTAGTAAAGTCAGTGGACCAAACACCTGCACGTCGTCTGCAATGTCTCAAGATCATTGAAAGCTTGACTCAGATATTATCTGTAAAAAAATCAAAACTCTTGTTAACAATGATGTTTCACTTGAGGTGAAATATATCATCGCTCATATTTGTGATAATACAATTACACAACCTCTTACAAAAAGTCATGGATTGCAAAGAACAAAGCAATCACATCTATCTATGAGAGACTCATACAATGAACTGCCACAATGGTTGTTGGTCATGAAAAAATTTCTACCTTGTTGTTAGCTGGAAGTTTCAATGTCAAGCCTGATTCAATGAGCGAAAGAATAGAAAATATCTTTGAAGATGTTCTGGACTTCGACATAAAAATATTGTTTGAGAAATTCAGTCGAAGTGATCCTTGCGTAAAAGGGAATTgcttagaaatatttctaagtttATAGTAGTAATTCGACAGAGGCAACATTAAGGTTGAGTTCGACACAGATGTTTGAATTTGAATAAAAGAAGGATACTTGTATTTTGTCCTTATCCAGTTTCAAGAAAAGAAGTGTGGAACGTTATAATGGATTGAAGACATGTCGAGCGCGACATGTCATTGTCTGGGAGAAAAGTCGTTGGTAGCGGTTATTTCGACTTAGTATATATAggggtcttagtgttaggattTCTGGGAGTTCAATTTTTGTACAAATACTCAAAATTACTCAAAGTATCTAGTGTATTGAGAAAAGAGTGTCATTGAGAATGTACGTTTGATAACACTATTTTCTACATTTCAATTAAAGTTTATTTATACTTTTTCTAGAATTTATCTTCTGTTGCAAGTTATTTTCAAGCACCTTTATTATACTTTACTTTACATTCTGCAATTTATCTCTTTAAAAACCTTTTAAACAAACAATCTTCAAACATGAATGTTGTTGAAGTGTTAATCATTTTCCAAATATAATTTTAACGATAACACATATCCTAGGATCAATTTGGTTGATCCAGTGAATAACCAAAATATATTTGATTTGGAagaccagcggttgtttaccaattttcatgGTAAACAAATTGACACGCCCAGTGGGACAATGTTGTGTTTAAAATAATTTCCTTTTGAAAATCTTTATTAGTTCTTCATTTTGATATCTGTCTTTATAACTTCATTGCATGTTACTGAGAAGCGGTAAAGTAGCCACAACCAACGAAGATAGACGAATGAGAAGATACACAAGGAGAATGGTGAATCCAAATCCACGAAATAACCAAAATCCTCCAAATAGTAATGGAGAACCACCTCTTGCATCTGCGACAGGGGGAACGACGGTCACAACATCTGCTTCGGAACCTGTACCATCCACGGAGAATTCGACGCCTATGTAGTTGATTGCCTAAAGTGGGCCTATTTTATCTTAGGTGGGGCCACAAGGCCCACCAGTAAATCCCTTAGGGACGCATGGTCCACCAGTGACCCCCTTCCAAGGGGAAATCAATTTTTTAAGCCCTGTGTGACTGAGTTTTTGATGCCTTTAAATGGTCGTGAACAACCATTTGGCATGCCAACTTCGATGATGACAAATTCACATAATTCAAAACGTCAATGTATACAGACCCACTGGTGAATGCATCTTCGCCATTACAAGGGTTTGGGTCTGGTGTTAACAACTTGGGTCGAAGCCAACCCTTAGGGATGGGTCTTCATCCCTAGATGTCCAATTTGACAAATAATTCTACAGTAGTATTGAGGCAGCAAATGGACGAAAGTAACCATGAAATGGTCCAGATATTGTCCCAAACAATAGGTACAATATTTAACCCTATGATCCAAAACACTACCCAATCAAACCAACAAATGGCAAcgcaaatgacgcgcattgctgatttctttggTGTGCCACAACCTCCTTGACACCCTCAAAGGGAATGGATAAGATAAAATCAAGGGTTAGCCATCGAGGATGGTCTTGCCATTTACCAAGCCCCACGAAATGCACCACAAGAAAATATGGTGAATTAGGGAGTAGGAGTCGAACCACCTAGGGTCGAAACCTCGAGAGTCGAACCCCCTATGACTGAGAAACAAATCCCAAGGGAAAGATAATCAATAGTAATGGTAAATAGGAACCAAAATGTTGACGAAGTCGTACAACAAATTCGACGTGATGATATGGCATCAAATAATAATCTAGCAGCCATGGTCGAAAGAATCATGGCGCGAAATGGGGTAGATGTTGGCCTCCATAGGCCAAATTACACATCACCTTTATCTGAGTATGTTCTACAATCAAAATTACCCGCTAgatggaaagtccctaagttTATTAAATTCTCTggggacactagtgagtccactGTTGAACACGTGGAGAGATACCTAATAGATGCAAGGGAAATTACAAATAATGAGAATCTTAGGATAAAATATTTCCCAAGTTCCCTTATGAAGAATTCCTTCACATGGTTCACCATATTACCAGCGAATTCTATTGATACTTGGACTTATTTTGAGAGATTGTTCCATGAGCCATTCTACATGGGACAGTCGAAGATAAGTCTGAAAGAATTGGCGAGCATCAAACAAAAGTTCGCTAAGTCAATAGATGATTACCTAAATAGGTTTCGTTTGCTTAAGGCAAGATGTTTTACACAAGTGCCTGAGCATGACTTGGTCGAAATGGCTGCTGGCGACCTTGATTACTCTATTAGGAAGAAATTGGATACCCAATACCTGAGAGACATGGCCCAGTTGACTGATAGAGTTCGACAGGTAGAACATTTGAAGGCTGAGAAAGCCAGAGCAAAGAAAAATAACATGAAAGATAGAATAGCTTATGTCGAACTAGGTGATGATGAACCTGAAACGTATGGTGATCAGGTGAATTTTGACGAAAGCAAAATTGACCTTGCTGAACTAAAGCAAGGACCACATTATTCTTTCAAATTCTTAGCGCCTTCAAATGGGAAGAATCTAGTCGAACCAAAAAAGAGTAATAGGTTTCCTAAGAAAACTTATACCTTCGATGtcaccaaatgtgacgaaatcATCGACTTACTTGTCAAAGATTTCCAAATGATAGTGCCTCCTGGCGCTAAAATACCTCCTTTAGAACAAAGAAAAAAGAGGGGGTTTTGTAAGTGTCATAATTTTTTGGGCCATAAAACTTcacaatgttttcttttcagggatcttgtgcaAAGTGATATTAGAGATGAAAGACTCAAATTCAGAGACAAGGCGAAGTCTCCAATGAGGATTGATTCAGGCCCTCTCCATATCGCTGATGCTCACTACACTGAACCATCCATGGTTAATATGGTGGAGATATATGAAGGTTTTGGAAGGAATGCTGAGATGATCGAAGTTGTTGATGGCTTCAACCATGGAGTTGCTGAAGGCTTCACCAACGAGACCATTGAGGGTTTCGTTCAACAAGTCACTAAAGGCTTTAACAAAAAATGTTCACAACAATTGAAACCACTGAGGGTTTTGACAAAGAGGTTACTGAGGATCTCAACCAAGAAACTGCTGAAGGTTTCACAACGAATGAAACTACTAAAGGTTTCATACAAATAAACATGAATGAGGCCACTGAGGGCCTTAGGGTTAAGTTGAAGGAGTTGGATATCACTAAGGGTGCTAACTAAGGGGTTAACATGGTTGAAAAGACCCATAAGATTGCAATGAAGGTGGATGAATAAAGCCTCAGACAAGAGGAATATAACAAACTAGCCTACCCCAAGCAAGAGGAAGGTTTGGTTGAATTCCTCCACAGGTGCCAGAGGAAGAGATCGGAGGTGATGATGTGCCCAAGGTGCAGTTCAATTTTTGATAGGAAAGCTGCAGAAAACCTTGAAGGAGTCAATTGGACAAGAAGGGGAGGAACTGGAGAGACCCCAGAAACAACCAAGCTTTTGAAGGCAGAAGGGATTCTAGAAGGGGAGACCAAAGAGGCCCAACTCTTCAAGCAAATAGGCCTTCAACCTTCAGGCCTACTACTGACGCCCCTAAGGGTAGGTGGGTGAAACCACTTGAAGCAAGGGGACAAGGCCATCAGAAATGACAAAACTTTGAATTCGAAAGGGGGTCCTCAATAGCATATCGAAAGGAGTTTCAGGCCTCAAAGAAGTTGGCGTATCACTCCAAAAATTACAAGGGGAAGAACCCGATGTCAAGGTCCCAGAGGAGGAGGTAACAAAGGAAAAGAAAAGTTGAGAGGGAGGCTGCAGAACAGGAGAAGCCTGAGTTAAGTAGAAACGTACCATTGAAGCAGGAGAAGAAGGAAGAAAGAATGTTCGTCGAAAGGAATCTGTTCTTTCCTTAGAAGGTATCTGCATAGAAGTTTAATCATGAAGATGACATGATGACAGATGATTTAGATTCAGATTCGGACGCCTCATTAGACATCGCTTGCAATGTGGTATCCGTATTGCCTAGAGAGTATGATCAAGTTATAGAAGTAGAAGAGACAAAAGATTTGACTGAAATGGAGATGGCTAGGCACAAGCCTGTTCGTTATTATATAATGAACAATGGTTGTTTATAAgaaaaaaatgccatttttgaaAGGACGGATGAATCAATGAAAATTCATTTGAAGCCTCTGTTTATCAGAGGTAAAGTAGGAAACGATAGTGAATAAGATCATTGCCGATGGCAGATCGGTAATTAACCTGATGTCGCACTACATGCTGAAAAGGATTGGGAAAGATGATTCCAATACAAGGCCCCATAACATGGTTCTGTTGAACTATGAAGGGAAGGTTGGAACAACAATAGGGGTAATATAAATAGACCTCACAGTTGGCACAATAACAAGGCCAACAATGTTTATGGTGATAGCTTTGAAGGCCAAATATAATGTGCTGCTAGGTCGAGTGTGGATTCATAGCATCGATGTAGTCCCTTCTTCAATGCACCAAAGGATCACCATCTAGAGAAATGATGGAATCGTGGAAAACATAGAAGCAAACCAGAGTTATTTCATGGCTGAAGTCAATCATGTGGACAGAAGCAACTTCGAGAAGAACCTGGCTCACCTTGCACCTTGAAATCACCTACAAACAATGCATTATGTTCCCTCTACCTACACCCAACCCATGGGTTTCAATGGGATAGAGAAGTTGTAGGCGAAGAAGAATCGGGCTATGGAGGAACGGAAGGAATCCAACCAACTAGTTGGGGAAGCAAATTCGATGATGATGTTTAATCCAAATACATTAGAAAGTATTTCAGCTTATATAGccaaaaataaattaaaaagtGGCCTTAGAGGCCGAAGTAAAATACATGGATGTCGAAGCCAAAAATAATGAAATGCACTTGGAAGGTCCTGGTAAGGATTTTGATCCAGAACCACCTGATAAGGTTCAAGATGAAGTGCAAGGCCAGAGGCTTGATACGATGACGAGCCTTTGGGTTTCGAAAAGGACCCACTGGAAATAACATAAAGATGCTAGGGCAAGATCCTCTAGAAGAGACCTACTTGTGAAAAGGGGGAATCAAAAGGTCAACATACATAAGTGCCAACAGTAACCCAGAACTCAAGATCGAAGTTATCCAGTTGCTGAAGGAGTAAAAAGACTGCTTCACATGGGATTATGATGAAATGTCCGGTTTAAACAGAGATGTGGTCGAACTAAAGCTTCCTATAAAGCCTAGGAAGAAACTCGTCAAGCAGACCCCGGGGCGTTTTGCACCTGAAGTTCTGTCAAAGATTAAAGAAGAGGTCGAAAGGATTCTCAAATGTAATTTCATTCGTACTGCCAGGTATGTCGAATGAATTGCTAATATTGTACTAGTCATTAAGAAGAACGGCACTTTAAGGGTTTGCATTGACTTCAGAGATTTGAAAACTGCAACCCCAAAGGATGAGTACCC includes:
- the LOC127137385 gene encoding uncharacterized protein LOC127137385, translating into MVNRNQNVDEVVQQIRRDDMASNNNLAAMVERIMARNGVDVGLHRPNYTSPLSEYVLQSKLPARWKVPKFIKFSGDTSESTVEHVERYLIDAREITNNENLRIKYFPSSLMKNSFTWFTILPANSIDTWTYFERLFHEPFYMGQSKISLKELASIKQKFAKSIDDYLNRFRLLKARCFTQVPEHDLVEMAAGDLDYSIRKKLDTQYLRDMAQLTDRVRQVEHLKAEKARAKKNNMKDRIAYVELGDDEPETYGDQVNFDESKIDLAELKQGPHYSFKFLAPSNGKNLVEPKKSNRFPKKTYTFDVTKCDEIIDLLVKDFQMIVPPGAKIPPLEQRKKRGFCKCHNFLGHKTSQCFLFRDLVQSDIRDERLKFRDKAKSPMRIDSGPLHIADAHYTEPSMVNMVEIYEGFGRNAEMIEVVDGFNHGVAEGFTNETIEGFVQQVTKGFNKKCSQQLKPLRVLTKRLLRISTKKLLKVSQRMKLLKVSYK